One Pseudomonadota bacterium genomic region harbors:
- a CDS encoding methyltransferase domain-containing protein: MCNQACIKFGRTYLKEQDVKGKSVIEVGSLNINGSLRPIVEALHPSSYVGVDIQMGPGVDRVCDVLDLLDHFGYEKFGFLISTELLEHVKDWQNAISNFKNVLKPEGVLLVTTRSKGFKYHEFPFDFWRYERTDMEAIFSDFIIEVIEKDPLRPGIFIKARKPVTFNENDLTGYKLYSMVKEKRISSITDADISLFENSKRKIYGKKRSSILSILQHKLK; this comes from the coding sequence ATGTGTAATCAGGCTTGTATCAAGTTTGGGCGTACGTATCTCAAGGAACAGGATGTAAAAGGAAAGTCTGTTATTGAAGTCGGCTCCCTCAACATAAACGGTTCTTTAAGGCCAATCGTGGAAGCATTGCACCCCTCAAGCTATGTTGGTGTTGATATTCAAATGGGGCCAGGGGTTGACCGGGTCTGCGATGTATTAGACCTCCTCGACCACTTCGGTTACGAGAAGTTTGGTTTCCTTATTTCCACAGAATTATTAGAACATGTGAAAGACTGGCAAAATGCGATCAGCAATTTCAAGAACGTCTTGAAACCTGAAGGTGTTCTGTTAGTTACTACAAGGTCAAAAGGTTTCAAGTATCATGAATTTCCATTCGATTTCTGGAGATACGAGAGGACAGACATGGAGGCAATATTTTCGGATTTCATTATCGAGGTAATAGAGAAGGATCCCCTGAGACCGGGCATATTTATCAAAGCAAGAAAGCCGGTTACCTTTAATGAAAATGACTTAACCGGATATAAACTTTATTCAATGGTCAAGGAAAAGCGTATAAGCTCCATTACCGATGCTGATATTTCCCTGTTTGAAAATAGCAAACGGAAAATATATGGCAAGAAAAGGTCCTCAATCTTATCAATATTACAGCATAAGCTAAAGTAG
- a CDS encoding glycosyltransferase family 2 protein, with product MAVIVENPLVSIVIPTYNYARYLSRAIKSCLGQSYKNLEIIVVDDGSTDNTREILRDIDNKILYTYQENKGVSAARNTGLELSTGTFITFLDADDYLTEDSIESRLGILMDKSDLQFVISETYSKNISNDTLSYRPASKKDFITDRLHEALLLRRIQFATCAVFMRNQLAKKFRFPLNISNGEDIAYFTKIFFKTKGYFLSKPTAVTCSHPESLRHNIEVIKRQGIDLIETIFDDPYYGGALDYLRKDFTAQRCLEFFRRFYHSRDKMLARKYYIKAILTKPSKILKVDYLIKFLRTCL from the coding sequence ATGGCAGTAATAGTGGAGAATCCTTTAGTCTCTATAGTCATCCCCACTTATAATTACGCCAGATACCTATCCCGGGCAATTAAGTCCTGTCTCGGGCAATCCTATAAAAACCTTGAAATTATAGTAGTAGACGACGGGTCAACCGATAATACCAGAGAGATCTTACGCGACATAGACAATAAGATCTTATATACCTATCAGGAAAATAAGGGGGTCTCTGCGGCCCGCAATACCGGGCTTGAACTCTCAACCGGCACATTTATTACCTTTCTTGATGCGGATGATTATCTGACCGAAGACTCAATAGAATCAAGACTGGGTATACTTATGGACAAAAGTGACCTTCAGTTTGTCATCAGCGAAACATACTCAAAAAATATCTCCAATGATACGTTATCTTACAGACCCGCATCAAAAAAGGATTTCATAACCGATAGATTACATGAGGCACTTCTGCTGAGACGTATTCAGTTTGCAACATGCGCGGTATTTATGAGAAACCAGCTTGCTAAAAAATTTAGATTCCCATTAAATATATCAAACGGGGAAGATATCGCATATTTCACAAAAATATTTTTTAAAACGAAGGGGTATTTCCTTTCAAAACCAACCGCGGTAACATGCAGTCACCCTGAAAGCCTGCGACACAATATTGAAGTAATAAAAAGGCAGGGGATTGACCTTATTGAGACAATCTTTGACGACCCATATTATGGTGGGGCACTTGATTATCTCCGTAAGGATTTTACCGCCCAACGCTGCCTTGAGTTCTTCAGGAGATTCTATCATTCCCGTGATAAAATGCTTGCCAGAAAATATTACATAAAGGCCATTCTTACCAAACCGAGTAAAATATTGAAGGTGGACTACCTGATAAAATTTCTCAGAACCTGCCTATAA